A genomic segment from Leptolyngbya boryana PCC 6306 encodes:
- a CDS encoding GIY-YIG nuclease family protein, whose amino-acid sequence MLNLAIGNAQYTTIEQLRPVNPMSEIPSLSELEFLPYVDQAGQLLEQFQGKIGIYAIFDQEKNLKFVGFSRDVFLSLRQHLVRCPRECYWVKVSLIDRPNRTILETTRAAWIEENGSPLSDESQWTQPIQVKEFMTAQERSTFESAIDELSQMKALKNVARRVESEIMTQLKARNVQAEIRFNPKLKEEGLLDLK is encoded by the coding sequence TTGTTAAATTTGGCGATCGGCAATGCTCAATATACTACGATCGAGCAACTTCGCCCTGTGAATCCAATGTCCGAAATTCCATCGCTGTCAGAGTTAGAGTTTCTTCCCTACGTTGATCAAGCTGGTCAATTGCTAGAACAGTTTCAAGGCAAAATCGGCATCTATGCAATTTTTGATCAAGAGAAAAACCTGAAATTTGTTGGGTTCTCGCGAGATGTCTTTTTAAGCCTGAGACAGCATTTGGTGAGGTGTCCACGGGAGTGCTATTGGGTGAAAGTCAGTTTAATCGATCGACCAAATCGCACAATTTTAGAAACGACTCGCGCCGCTTGGATTGAAGAAAATGGTTCACCACTCAGCGATGAATCACAGTGGACACAGCCGATTCAGGTAAAAGAATTCATGACTGCTCAAGAGCGATCGACCTTTGAAAGCGCGATCGATGAACTCTCTCAAATGAAAGCATTAAAAAACGTTGCCCGCCGCGTGGAGTCGGAGATCATGACGCAACTCAAAGCGCGCAACGTTCAAGCTGAGATTCGATTTAATCCGAAGCTGAAAGAAGAAGGATTATTGGATTTGAAATAA
- a CDS encoding CHAT domain-containing protein gives MFRNFWRKSGDCSKAEVEHSPSQSSSVDYEMVLFALLDEVERRSEFSRGWIRGFLELRGVTREALAEWLRGFGERLQSGEEHQELGERLLRLGRLDEGELCRVAGLIGGRLERECPQAPKDEAEAWWNRGNECYRAGDFEGAISSYDKVLNTKPDLPEIWIIRGIAFDHLGRYEDAIASFDKVLDIKPDYHTAWLIRGDSLHNLGRDEEAVASFDKALDINPDYQTWYNRGISLHNLGRNEEAVASFDKALDIESDSHAAWHNRGISLDNLGRHEDAMASLDKALDIKSDLHEAWFNRGILLHNLDQYEDAMASLDKALDINPDYYAAWHSRGISLHDLGRYEEAITSFDKALDINPDYYAAWTSRGNSLNILDRYEEAITSLDKALDIKSDLYEAWFNRGISLDNLGRHEEAISNYDQGLTCVLKEANPEGWGNLQRGKGNIYFYQAQNSQNIRTSKIYYSQAVTVYNTARQTLESFPRFYLELIQNLITTYIGLGDSETADQWRIKGLEVFRQLLNAQSTPLQKRNLETKFSSFSRIAIDRLLAQGETIVALETAERYKNRCLTWILDEWKEQVISPSYAEILQLLDPQTAIVYWHFSDESLTTFILTPTSEDPIVLENPLPYDRAKKLQSWIKSWNTQYNDYRTKKANQADHSWRKALSTQLTKLKELLQIQTIESHLPNIQNLILLPHRDLHRFPLHALFSESLTVSYLPSIQIGLNLNSRSSDRTSFLLNVEDPDRGNSMPFAQLESVILKAMFAPNTFSIPPEKSDRATVESALKTHHGIFHFTGHANYNDRKPENSELALKNSDTLTAKEISSLDLKNYHLVILSACETALNGTQSIDTEYVGLTSAFLQAGVSHIISTLWTVEEASNAYLMIRFYQFWQAGQESAIALRSAQNWLRTCSNAALAQWLKDLLPKTESDPGAQEYLRSCIQSIECKIDETDPPYRDPYYWAAFTHTGL, from the coding sequence ATGTTTCGGAATTTCTGGCGCAAGAGTGGCGATTGTTCTAAGGCTGAAGTCGAACATTCTCCGTCTCAAAGTTCCTCGGTTGACTATGAAATGGTGTTGTTTGCCTTGCTGGATGAGGTGGAACGGCGATCGGAGTTTAGTCGGGGATGGATTCGGGGATTTTTGGAACTGCGAGGGGTGACGCGGGAGGCGTTGGCAGAATGGTTGCGTGGGTTTGGGGAACGGTTGCAGAGTGGGGAAGAGCATCAGGAATTAGGAGAACGGTTGTTGAGGTTGGGGCGATTGGATGAAGGTGAATTGTGCCGAGTCGCAGGATTGATTGGGGGTCGGTTGGAGCGAGAGTGTCCTCAGGCTCCGAAAGATGAAGCGGAGGCTTGGTGGAACCGAGGAAATGAGTGTTACCGTGCAGGGGATTTTGAGGGTGCGATCTCAAGCTATGACAAAGTGCTCAACACTAAACCGGATCTTCCCGAAATTTGGATCATTCGTGGCATTGCATTCGATCATCTAGGACGATACGAAGATGCAATCGCAAGCTTTGATAAAGTACTCGACATCAAGCCGGATTATCATACAGCTTGGCTCATTCGCGGCGATTCACTCCATAATCTAGGACGAGACGAAGAGGCGGTCGCAAGCTTTGATAAAGCCCTCGACATCAACCCGGATTATCAAACTTGGTACAATCGCGGTATTTCACTCCACAATCTAGGACGGAACGAAGAGGCGGTCGCAAGCTTTGATAAAGCCCTCGACATCGAATCGGATTCTCATGCAGCTTGGCACAATCGCGGCATCTCACTTGATAATCTAGGACGGCATGAAGATGCGATGGCAAGTCTTGACAAAGCCCTCGACATCAAATCTGACCTTCACGAAGCTTGGTTCAATCGCGGCATTTTACTCCATAATCTGGATCAGTACGAAGATGCGATGGCAAGCCTTGATAAAGCCCTCGACATCAACCCGGATTATTATGCAGCTTGGCACAGTCGCGGTATTTCGCTCCATGATCTAGGACGGTACGAAGAGGCGATCACAAGCTTTGATAAAGCCCTCGACATCAACCCGGATTATTATGCAGCTTGGACGAGTCGTGGCAATTCACTCAATATTCTAGACCGGTACGAAGAGGCGATCACAAGCCTTGATAAAGCCCTCGACATCAAATCTGACCTTTACGAAGCTTGGTTCAATCGCGGCATTTCACTTGATAATCTAGGACGGCACGAAGAGGCGATCTCGAACTATGATCAAGGACTTACCTGCGTTCTAAAGGAAGCTAACCCTGAAGGATGGGGGAACCTTCAGCGTGGAAAAGGTAACATCTACTTCTACCAAGCGCAGAACAGTCAAAATATTCGAACTAGCAAAATCTACTACAGTCAAGCAGTCACTGTTTATAACACTGCAAGACAGACGTTAGAATCATTTCCGAGGTTCTATTTAGAACTCATTCAAAACCTTATTACAACTTATATTGGCTTAGGCGATTCCGAAACTGCTGATCAATGGCGTATCAAAGGATTAGAAGTTTTTCGGCAATTGCTTAATGCCCAATCGACACCATTACAAAAGCGCAATCTTGAAACAAAGTTCTCAAGCTTTAGCCGCATTGCTATCGATCGCCTACTAGCTCAAGGCGAAACTATCGTCGCTCTCGAAACCGCAGAACGCTACAAAAATCGCTGTCTCACTTGGATTCTCGACGAATGGAAAGAACAAGTCATCAGCCCAAGCTATGCCGAAATACTTCAACTGCTCGATCCACAAACCGCGATCGTTTACTGGCATTTCAGCGATGAGTCCCTCACCACCTTTATCCTTACCCCAACTTCAGAAGACCCGATCGTTCTAGAAAATCCGCTCCCCTACGATCGAGCAAAAAAACTACAATCCTGGATCAAATCCTGGAACACTCAATACAACGACTATCGCACTAAGAAAGCCAATCAAGCTGATCATTCTTGGCGCAAAGCTCTATCAACCCAGCTGACAAAGCTCAAAGAACTTCTGCAAATTCAAACGATCGAATCTCACCTCCCAAACATTCAAAACCTCATTCTCCTGCCCCATCGCGATTTGCATCGTTTTCCCCTTCACGCTCTATTCTCAGAAAGTCTGACTGTCAGCTATCTTCCTAGCATCCAAATTGGCTTAAATCTAAACTCGAGATCCAGCGATCGCACTTCTTTCCTTCTCAATGTTGAAGATCCCGACCGCGGCAATTCAATGCCTTTCGCACAACTCGAATCGGTGATTCTGAAAGCAATGTTCGCCCCAAACACCTTCTCGATTCCACCAGAAAAGAGCGATCGCGCAACCGTCGAATCCGCTCTCAAAACACATCACGGCATCTTTCATTTCACAGGACACGCCAACTATAACGATCGCAAACCTGAAAACTCCGAACTCGCACTCAAAAACTCAGACACACTCACAGCCAAGGAAATCAGTAGTTTAGATCTGAAAAACTATCATCTCGTCATCCTCTCCGCCTGCGAAACTGCACTAAATGGGACTCAATCGATCGATACCGAATACGTCGGCTTAACCAGCGCCTTTCTCCAAGCCGGAGTTTCACACATCATCAGCACCCTTTGGACAGTCGAAGAAGCCTCAAACGCCTATCTGATGATCCGGTTCTACCAATTTTGGCAGGCGGGTCAAGAAAGCGCGATCGCACTTCGATCCGCCCAAAACTGGCTCCGCACCTGCTCAAATGCCGCACTCGCCCAATGGCTCAAAGACTTGCTCCCCAAAACGGAAAGCGATCCCGGCGCTCAAGAATATCTTCGGAGTTGTATTCAAAGCATTGAATGTAAAATAGACGAAACAGACCCGCCGTATCGCGATCCTTATTACTGGGCAGCCTTTACCCACACTGGACTATGA
- a CDS encoding CsgG/HfaB family protein: MKISPNFRALSLNAAATIVALGFSLSAGTAAFAQSKLTISVPEFKNETNWWWWRGSTARELADALSNELSSTGKFTVVERQKLGAVLSEQELAELGLVRRGTEAKRGQLTGSQYIVVGQVTSYEEGVAEESTGGRVGGINIGGIRLGGGARQEKQQAYIAVDLRVVDSTTGEVVHSRTIEGRATSEAGGGDLGVSIGGVSLGGDRSQAKRAPVGKALRAALIEATDYLSCVMVEKGSCIAKYEAKDQNRRERTRGVLDLDE; encoded by the coding sequence ATGAAAATTTCACCTAACTTTCGAGCACTCAGTCTGAATGCTGCCGCAACGATCGTCGCCTTGGGTTTCAGTCTCAGCGCTGGAACCGCAGCATTCGCGCAATCCAAACTAACCATCTCTGTTCCAGAGTTTAAGAATGAGACAAATTGGTGGTGGTGGCGCGGTTCGACAGCTCGTGAGCTAGCTGACGCACTCAGTAATGAATTAAGTTCGACTGGAAAGTTTACGGTTGTTGAGCGTCAGAAACTTGGAGCCGTTCTTTCAGAGCAGGAATTAGCAGAGCTTGGATTAGTCCGTCGAGGGACTGAAGCCAAGAGAGGACAGTTGACGGGATCGCAGTATATTGTCGTCGGTCAAGTGACTTCTTATGAAGAAGGAGTTGCTGAAGAATCGACCGGGGGCAGAGTCGGCGGAATTAATATTGGTGGCATCCGATTAGGCGGAGGAGCACGCCAAGAAAAGCAACAAGCTTACATTGCAGTTGATCTGCGGGTTGTAGATTCGACAACAGGCGAAGTTGTCCATTCTCGAACCATTGAAGGTCGCGCAACTTCAGAAGCGGGAGGGGGCGATTTGGGTGTGAGTATTGGTGGCGTGAGTTTGGGTGGCGATCGCTCCCAGGCAAAACGTGCGCCGGTTGGGAAAGCACTGCGTGCTGCCTTGATCGAAGCAACAGATTATTTAAGTTGCGTAATGGTTGAGAAAGGTTCTTGCATTGCGAAATATGAGGCGAAAGATCAAAATCGTCGGGAAAGAACGCGAGGCGTTTTGGATTTGGATGAATAG
- a CDS encoding GH116 family glycosyl hydrolase: MTQSSQIPNCAWKRPIGKGWEKPYTVRYPSNLDDGAWHGAPLGGFGAGCIGRSSKGDFNLWHIDGGEHVFESMPACQFSVFEQVGETVQAYQLTTDQSVENSYPENGGTYSALYPRSWFQYENVFQAQLTCEQFSPIIAQNYQETSYPVAVFQWTAHNPTDQPITLSIMLTWQNMVGWFTNALKSPEIRLRDDGSPVYEYQPRMRESAGNFNQLTGNENQLAIVMSRAFDQPTEGDGQWAIATNLNPYLWEVFYDTRWLEHSELWQSFSQDGSLRDRDDETLSNGETLGSAIAVRFTLKPGQTLQIPFVLSWDFPVTEFAQGIEYFRRYTDFFGRSGKNAWSIARTALKHLKSWQEKIQAWQQPILDRADLPDWFKMALFNELYDLTQGGTLWSAADERDPVGQFAVLECIDYRWYESLDVRLYGSFGLLMLWEKLEKSVMLAFARAIPAQDDRTRVIGYYYTIGSESPMALRKVKGATPHDLGAPNEHVWEKTNYTAYQDCNLWKDLGSDFVLQVYRDYLLTGATDVEFLAECWDAISETLLYLKQFDLDNDGIPENSGAPDQTFDDWRLQGVSAYCGGLWIAALESAIAIGKILDRPVELYQAWLAQSRPIYQEKLWNGTYYRLDSESGSDVVMADQLCGQFYAKLLNLPDVVPTECTESALKTIYDACFVKFNQKMNVERAIGAANGVRPDGSPENPNATHPLEVWTGINFGLAAFLMRMGMKSEAWAITESVVQQVYDHGLQFRTPEAITAAGTFRASHYLRAMAIWAVYLMCDRNTPAE; the protein is encoded by the coding sequence ATGACTCAATCTTCTCAGATCCCGAATTGCGCTTGGAAGCGTCCGATTGGAAAAGGATGGGAAAAGCCCTACACCGTACGCTATCCGAGCAATTTGGATGATGGGGCTTGGCATGGTGCACCGTTGGGAGGATTCGGAGCGGGATGTATTGGGCGATCGTCGAAAGGAGATTTTAATCTTTGGCATATTGATGGCGGAGAACATGTGTTTGAGTCGATGCCAGCATGTCAATTTAGCGTGTTTGAACAGGTCGGAGAAACCGTTCAGGCTTATCAGTTGACCACGGATCAGAGTGTAGAAAATTCATATCCTGAAAATGGTGGAACTTATTCAGCTTTGTATCCGCGGAGCTGGTTCCAGTACGAGAATGTGTTTCAAGCGCAGCTAACGTGTGAACAGTTCTCACCGATCATTGCTCAGAACTATCAAGAAACGAGCTATCCGGTTGCTGTCTTTCAATGGACAGCACACAATCCAACGGATCAGCCGATCACGCTCAGTATTATGCTGACCTGGCAGAATATGGTCGGTTGGTTTACCAATGCATTGAAATCACCGGAAATTCGCCTCAGAGATGATGGTAGCCCCGTGTATGAATATCAGCCTCGAATGCGGGAAAGCGCGGGGAATTTCAATCAGCTAACGGGTAACGAGAATCAATTAGCGATCGTTATGTCTCGCGCTTTCGATCAACCGACTGAAGGCGACGGACAATGGGCGATCGCAACGAATCTCAATCCTTATCTGTGGGAAGTCTTTTACGATACTCGCTGGCTTGAACATTCAGAGCTTTGGCAAAGCTTCTCGCAAGATGGATCGCTTCGGGATCGAGATGACGAAACCCTTTCAAACGGAGAAACGCTCGGCAGTGCGATCGCAGTTCGCTTTACTTTGAAACCTGGTCAAACTCTACAAATTCCCTTTGTTCTCAGTTGGGATTTTCCAGTCACCGAATTTGCTCAAGGAATTGAGTATTTCCGACGCTACACCGATTTCTTCGGTCGCAGTGGGAAGAATGCTTGGTCGATCGCTCGAACGGCTTTGAAGCATCTAAAATCATGGCAAGAAAAGATCCAAGCTTGGCAGCAACCGATTCTTGATCGAGCCGATCTCCCTGATTGGTTCAAAATGGCATTGTTCAACGAACTCTATGATCTGACTCAAGGTGGAACATTGTGGAGTGCTGCGGACGAGCGCGATCCCGTTGGACAGTTTGCTGTACTCGAGTGCATTGATTATCGCTGGTATGAGAGCTTAGATGTTCGGCTGTATGGCTCGTTTGGATTGCTCATGCTTTGGGAGAAGTTAGAGAAATCCGTCATGCTAGCTTTCGCGAGAGCCATTCCAGCACAAGACGATCGCACCCGCGTGATTGGTTACTATTACACGATCGGTTCCGAGAGTCCGATGGCACTGCGCAAAGTAAAAGGCGCAACTCCACACGATTTGGGCGCACCGAATGAGCATGTGTGGGAGAAAACGAACTATACCGCTTATCAAGATTGCAACTTGTGGAAAGATTTAGGCTCGGACTTTGTGCTGCAAGTGTATCGAGATTACTTACTCACTGGCGCAACCGATGTCGAATTTTTAGCAGAATGCTGGGATGCGATCTCTGAAACACTTCTCTATCTCAAACAGTTCGATCTCGATAATGATGGCATTCCTGAAAACTCTGGCGCACCCGATCAAACCTTTGATGATTGGCGATTGCAAGGAGTCAGTGCTTACTGTGGTGGTTTGTGGATTGCGGCACTGGAAAGCGCGATCGCAATTGGCAAAATTCTCGATCGTCCGGTCGAACTCTACCAAGCATGGCTCGCTCAATCTCGTCCAATTTATCAAGAGAAACTTTGGAATGGAACTTACTACCGCTTAGATAGTGAGAGTGGCTCTGATGTTGTCATGGCCGATCAACTCTGTGGACAGTTCTATGCGAAGTTGTTAAATCTGCCGGACGTTGTGCCAACCGAATGCACCGAGTCTGCACTCAAAACGATCTACGATGCTTGCTTCGTGAAATTCAATCAAAAGATGAATGTGGAACGTGCGATCGGCGCAGCGAATGGAGTTCGACCCGATGGCTCTCCTGAAAATCCGAATGCAACCCATCCCCTTGAAGTCTGGACAGGAATTAATTTTGGCTTAGCTGCTTTCTTGATGCGAATGGGCATGAAGTCTGAAGCTTGGGCGATTACAGAATCAGTTGTCCAGCAAGTTTATGATCATGGCTTGCAGTTCAGAACCCCAGAAGCGATTACCGCCGCAGGGACATTCCGAGCCAGTCACTATTTGAGAGCAATGGCGATTTGGGCGGTTTATCTGATGTGCGATCGCAATACTCCAGCCGAATAA
- a CDS encoding APC family permease, with translation METNEESTSLKRVFGLPALVIYGVGDILGAGIYAVIGDITKPSASLVWVSFIIALVVAAFTALSYAELGGRLPKCGGVAHFVQQAFRIDWLSTLVGWVMFCTCIVSMATISKAFAGYLMASIPVLPEWFLVILLFAALGYVNFRGMKESSLLNLVCTAIETSGLLIVILLASIYIFGGAATTAPVVAIQPETGWTGIIGGASIAFYAFIGFEDIVNVAEEVKNPERNVPRAIVLSLAIAGVIYIAIAWLAVNVLSPTDLAGSKAPLLDVVTRAQPSFPKLIFTFIPLFAVMNTALLNFVTASRLVFGMAREGLIPTWAGKLHPERATPYRAILVILAIVIVIALAGTRELLAGTTATLILIMFVLTNLSLLVIKRREPIISGFQVPLIVPAIAVLLNLLLIAYAQQKSHIFALGFITVGALLILLQNTLKKKQLT, from the coding sequence ATGGAAACGAATGAAGAATCGACCTCACTCAAACGAGTGTTTGGGCTACCTGCCTTGGTGATATATGGAGTCGGTGACATCTTGGGGGCGGGAATTTACGCCGTGATTGGAGATATCACGAAACCTTCGGCTTCACTGGTTTGGGTTTCATTTATCATTGCCCTCGTCGTTGCTGCTTTTACGGCTTTGAGCTATGCCGAGTTAGGAGGGCGATTGCCAAAGTGTGGAGGGGTCGCGCATTTTGTCCAGCAAGCTTTTCGGATTGACTGGCTTTCGACATTAGTTGGCTGGGTCATGTTTTGTACCTGCATTGTCTCAATGGCAACGATTTCCAAGGCATTTGCTGGCTATCTGATGGCTTCGATCCCGGTATTGCCCGAGTGGTTTCTGGTCATTCTTCTGTTTGCAGCACTGGGCTATGTCAATTTTCGAGGCATGAAAGAGTCCTCGTTACTGAACTTGGTGTGTACCGCGATCGAGACTTCAGGACTCTTGATCGTGATTCTACTTGCCAGCATTTATATATTCGGAGGTGCAGCAACAACGGCTCCAGTTGTGGCGATTCAACCTGAAACAGGCTGGACAGGAATTATCGGAGGAGCGTCGATCGCGTTCTATGCGTTCATTGGCTTTGAGGACATTGTGAATGTCGCTGAAGAGGTCAAAAATCCTGAGCGGAATGTGCCAAGAGCAATTGTTTTGTCCTTGGCGATCGCGGGAGTCATTTATATCGCGATCGCTTGGCTGGCTGTGAATGTGCTGAGTCCTACAGATTTAGCTGGCTCAAAAGCGCCTTTGCTTGATGTCGTCACTCGCGCTCAGCCAAGTTTCCCGAAGTTGATTTTCACATTCATTCCTCTGTTTGCTGTGATGAATACAGCATTGCTGAACTTTGTGACTGCGTCGCGATTAGTTTTTGGGATGGCTCGCGAGGGCTTAATTCCGACCTGGGCAGGTAAATTACATCCTGAACGAGCAACACCTTATCGAGCAATTTTGGTGATTTTAGCGATCGTGATTGTGATTGCTCTAGCTGGCACACGAGAACTGCTAGCAGGAACAACCGCAACGCTGATTCTCATTATGTTTGTTCTGACCAATCTTTCTCTGCTAGTGATTAAGCGCCGAGAGCCTATCATTTCTGGGTTTCAGGTTCCGCTGATCGTTCCTGCAATCGCGGTTTTACTCAATCTTTTGCTCATTGCCTATGCACAGCAAAAGAGCCATATTTTCGCATTGGGCTTTATCACAGTTGGCGCATTGCTGATTTTGCTTCAGAATACTTTGAAGAAGAAGCAGTTGACCTAA
- a CDS encoding DUF4351 domain-containing protein, whose product MSFDNLCKLLAEKHPERFAAWLLGEEVTSTIEVLKTELSIEPIRADSVTFLKTSDRILHLEFQTIWTSDPPIPFRLLDYWVRLYRLYRSSITQIVIVLLPPSEGMTIENFFEEESTRHEFQVIKMWEQDPDPFLHDPVLLPFAALTRTQNPDQLLDRIVQQVAEIPETEERREVSSYVQLMAGLKYDKDRIHRLFREDMMRESVIYQEILQEGEERGLTQGLLQGQRSLILRMLEQKIGSLSQQERDRISTLNLEQLGNLAIALLNFSSQTDLEVWLAEQN is encoded by the coding sequence ATGAGCTTCGACAATCTTTGTAAGCTGCTAGCGGAAAAGCACCCGGAGCGATTTGCAGCTTGGTTACTCGGCGAAGAAGTGACAAGCACGATCGAAGTTCTCAAAACCGAACTGAGCATCGAACCCATTCGAGCAGACTCGGTGACATTTCTGAAAACGAGCGATCGCATTCTTCATCTAGAGTTCCAGACTATTTGGACATCTGATCCGCCCATCCCTTTTCGGTTACTAGATTACTGGGTGCGGCTGTATCGGTTGTATCGATCCTCCATTACTCAAATCGTGATTGTGCTGTTGCCGCCGAGTGAAGGAATGACGATCGAGAATTTCTTTGAAGAGGAATCAACTCGCCATGAATTTCAAGTTATAAAAATGTGGGAGCAAGACCCAGACCCATTTCTACACGATCCAGTTCTGCTGCCTTTTGCTGCCCTGACTCGAACTCAAAATCCAGATCAACTGCTCGATCGTATTGTCCAACAAGTTGCAGAAATTCCTGAAACCGAGGAACGGCGAGAGGTTTCGTCGTATGTGCAGCTTATGGCAGGTCTAAAGTACGATAAAGATAGAATCCACCGCCTATTTCGGGAGGACATGATGCGAGAATCCGTAATCTATCAAGAAATCCTTCAAGAAGGAGAAGAACGAGGACTCACACAAGGACTTTTACAAGGGCAACGATCGCTGATTCTCCGTATGCTGGAGCAAAAAATCGGGTCACTCTCGCAACAAGAACGTGATCGCATTTCCACACTCAACTTAGAGCAACTTGGAAACTTAGCGATCGCGCTTCTAAACTTCTCTTCTCAAACCGATTTAGAAGTTTGGCTAGCAGAGCAAAATTAG